The Candidatus Methylacidithermus pantelleriae genome contains a region encoding:
- a CDS encoding ribonuclease H-like domain-containing protein, producing MVKKLVYLDLETQRGAQEVGGWAHKHAMGMSVAVTYGNLTGEYRIYLEEDIPQLLDELRHADCVIGFNIVDFDLKILEAYSVFSLEDLPCLDLMRDVEKRIGRRLGLEALARATLGIGKIARGTDALRWWREGRLLDIARYCCFDVKATRLLHEYGVRHGKVYFLNDRTGEKEAISVDWSV from the coding sequence ATGGTGAAAAAGCTTGTGTATCTGGACTTAGAAACCCAAAGGGGGGCCCAGGAAGTCGGAGGATGGGCCCACAAGCACGCAATGGGAATGTCGGTGGCCGTCACCTATGGTAATCTCACGGGAGAATATCGCATTTATCTCGAAGAAGATATTCCTCAGTTGTTGGATGAGTTGCGTCACGCTGACTGCGTCATCGGGTTCAACATCGTCGACTTCGATCTCAAGATTTTGGAGGCCTATAGCGTTTTTTCCTTGGAAGATCTCCCTTGCCTGGACCTCATGCGCGACGTCGAAAAACGGATCGGTCGCCGGTTAGGATTGGAAGCCCTGGCTCGAGCAACCCTGGGAATCGGAAAAATCGCCCGGGGCACTGATGCGTTGCGGTGGTGGAGGGAAGGGAGACTTTTGGATATCGCGCGCTATTGTTGTTTTGACGTAAAGGCGACGCGGCTCCTTCACGAGTATGGGGTCCGTCACGGAAAGGTCTATTTCCTCAACGACCGCACAGGAGAGAAGGAGGCCATCTCGGTGGATTGGTCGGTTTAA
- a CDS encoding DUF5069 domain-containing protein, whose amino-acid sequence MGKRDRLQRLLEEVRNEIREITNAEALRYAREKKAVFVDVRETYEWFRGHVPGALHIPRGLLEQQIEKRLPDPSTCIICYSGTGLRSALAAWSLQKMGYSHVFSLAGGWQAWRKAGFPSSTEPEQYPRSPFAKLGGIVYLPRLIDKARFCPQGKLPGYEYLTSGFDKMLLDFLCIEGRRFEEIVQQYETDEEILAQLRKELGPAWPSEYAIAEFNQRMIHKRPETPEKRAKFEAACSKLPPGRKRPDTYFELMDAQEGRPPA is encoded by the coding sequence ATGGGAAAAAGGGATCGTTTGCAACGGCTTTTGGAAGAGGTTCGCAACGAGATCCGCGAGATCACCAACGCGGAAGCCCTACGCTACGCAAGGGAAAAGAAGGCAGTGTTTGTGGATGTTCGCGAAACCTACGAGTGGTTCCGCGGTCATGTTCCTGGCGCTCTTCATATTCCGCGCGGTCTTCTAGAGCAACAAATTGAGAAGCGCCTGCCAGACCCATCGACCTGCATCATCTGTTATTCGGGAACGGGCCTCCGCTCCGCTTTGGCTGCTTGGAGTCTTCAAAAAATGGGATATTCCCATGTTTTTTCCCTGGCCGGAGGCTGGCAGGCTTGGAGAAAAGCAGGCTTCCCCTCGAGCACCGAGCCGGAGCAATACCCGCGGAGCCCTTTTGCTAAGCTAGGAGGAATCGTCTACCTGCCCCGGCTGATTGATAAAGCTCGCTTTTGCCCACAGGGGAAGCTGCCGGGATATGAGTATTTAACGTCCGGGTTCGACAAGATGCTCCTGGATTTTCTCTGCATCGAAGGGAGGCGGTTTGAGGAAATCGTTCAGCAGTACGAAACCGACGAGGAAATTTTGGCGCAATTGCGAAAGGAACTGGGGCCAGCATGGCCAAGCGAGTACGCGATTGCTGAGTTTAACCAGCGAATGATCCACAAGCGGCCCGAAACTCCGGAAAAGCGGGCCAAGTTCGAAGCGGCCTGTTCGAAGCTCCCACCCGGGAGAAAACGCCCGGACACCTACTTTGAACTCATGGATGCCCAGGAGGGAAGACCTCCAGCTTGA
- a CDS encoding ComEC/Rec2 family competence protein: MPRREDLQLEQKEVVQPARAPWFWPALVFTAGCAVSLLAPIPWALPLVAVAAVVGSWARCSRESLRGLCGFFLAVGLLGMAHGALFRLRNESGWMEGLGQKDFSWESIPWVVRVLSLPSVEEDPSGQQTQTFVAKLLAAGTESGWVPARGGIAKVRILGKVGEGFFVQPGMDLFLKGRIQSPNFKTLSSLPWVPQPMFPSPSSYTYRMWATWKNVRKLGWQEGLFWRWLRFWGKVREWIEHTLAWGLQDNVQVQRLLVAMVLGETQGLKPELAMQFQRAGLYHVFAVSGQNVLLFSQTFLFVFQTLGVSRFRLAIVSLPLLAGMVPLCAGSSSVQRAVLMTSFASLATFWCRPYNPLNAWAVALWVIVAMEPSRVFDPGLGLSFSITLALALLADPLTKLLIQPFRQDAGIQSRVVAGWDPARGRVARIFACALATTLASWMGALPWEIVCFHAISLIGPVANLCLLPVVEAIMVAASLSVAFGWFFPAVSFLLNRGNACLLGCLLSGVSFFSHFPLAILAVPTLSNTGLSEKVRLIVPSFPGGESCIVLWQGRAWIWYRGDMASYLQWIEPCRRCLGVNRWEAVCWELDATREAAQKAGVIPAGRWPLPGKVSFSGTANGDVVVRGPGDFEIRWLRPSETEPESYFWVRSLRKTAIIASNTTYTGQARVGSVFLSPQGRVEVLVQRSAGLFSWEWLRRLRPRYWLVSGGEGITQVVEEFGWRSRTGPPFAKLGVLEKTHGLELRWGKGENEEIFLGNPKYRLFPLGLATGEACWAVETSTGAFDPAATADGG, translated from the coding sequence ATGCCCAGGAGGGAAGACCTCCAGCTTGAGCAAAAGGAAGTGGTCCAGCCAGCTCGTGCCCCCTGGTTTTGGCCAGCCTTGGTCTTTACGGCTGGTTGTGCGGTCTCCCTCTTAGCCCCCATCCCTTGGGCTTTACCGCTGGTGGCTGTCGCGGCAGTAGTGGGGTCTTGGGCCCGGTGTTCCCGTGAGTCGCTTCGAGGTCTTTGCGGATTTTTTCTTGCCGTTGGACTCCTCGGGATGGCTCATGGAGCTTTATTTCGACTCCGTAATGAGAGCGGATGGATGGAAGGGTTGGGCCAAAAGGATTTTTCCTGGGAGTCGATTCCTTGGGTAGTCAGGGTGCTGTCACTCCCTTCGGTGGAAGAAGACCCGAGCGGGCAACAGACCCAGACTTTTGTTGCAAAACTCCTTGCTGCTGGGACGGAAAGTGGCTGGGTACCGGCCCGCGGGGGGATTGCAAAAGTGCGTATCCTGGGAAAGGTGGGCGAAGGTTTCTTCGTTCAACCTGGAATGGATCTTTTCCTTAAGGGAAGAATCCAGTCTCCCAACTTCAAGACTCTTTCCTCTTTGCCCTGGGTTCCCCAGCCAATGTTTCCCTCGCCGAGCTCCTATACCTATCGTATGTGGGCAACCTGGAAAAACGTTCGGAAGCTGGGCTGGCAAGAGGGACTTTTTTGGCGATGGCTCCGGTTTTGGGGGAAGGTCCGTGAATGGATCGAACACACATTGGCTTGGGGACTCCAAGACAACGTCCAGGTGCAAAGACTCCTTGTGGCGATGGTTTTAGGCGAAACGCAGGGTTTGAAACCGGAACTGGCCATGCAATTCCAGCGTGCCGGGCTTTACCACGTGTTTGCCGTCAGTGGACAAAACGTGCTCCTCTTTTCTCAAACGTTTCTTTTTGTGTTTCAGACCCTTGGAGTCTCCCGTTTCCGGCTGGCAATTGTGTCTCTCCCTTTGCTGGCGGGCATGGTCCCCTTGTGCGCCGGGTCTTCTAGCGTACAACGGGCGGTTCTCATGACTAGCTTTGCGTCCCTGGCCACTTTTTGGTGTCGTCCTTACAATCCCCTCAATGCTTGGGCCGTTGCGCTTTGGGTCATTGTAGCGATGGAGCCTTCCCGAGTTTTTGATCCAGGATTGGGGCTAAGCTTCTCCATTACCCTTGCACTGGCTCTTCTAGCGGACCCCTTAACGAAGCTTCTGATCCAACCCTTTCGGCAGGATGCGGGGATCCAATCGAGGGTGGTGGCCGGCTGGGATCCAGCCAGGGGACGTGTGGCGCGGATTTTTGCCTGTGCGTTAGCGACAACGCTCGCAAGCTGGATGGGTGCTTTGCCCTGGGAGATCGTGTGTTTTCACGCGATCAGCTTAATAGGCCCGGTTGCCAATTTGTGTCTTCTTCCCGTCGTGGAAGCCATTATGGTGGCTGCCAGTCTTTCCGTTGCCTTCGGATGGTTCTTTCCAGCTGTGAGTTTCCTTCTCAACCGGGGGAATGCGTGCTTGCTTGGGTGCCTGTTAAGCGGCGTGAGTTTTTTTTCGCATTTCCCCTTGGCTATCCTTGCGGTTCCCACCCTGAGCAACACCGGTCTTTCAGAAAAAGTGCGGTTGATTGTGCCCTCTTTCCCTGGTGGCGAGTCTTGTATCGTGCTTTGGCAGGGCCGGGCCTGGATCTGGTATCGAGGAGACATGGCAAGCTACCTGCAATGGATCGAGCCTTGCCGGCGATGTCTTGGAGTGAACCGTTGGGAGGCCGTGTGTTGGGAGCTCGACGCGACCCGGGAAGCGGCACAAAAAGCGGGAGTCATCCCGGCCGGACGCTGGCCACTACCGGGAAAGGTTTCCTTCTCAGGAACGGCCAATGGCGACGTGGTCGTTCGAGGACCGGGGGATTTTGAGATTCGGTGGCTTCGTCCATCGGAAACGGAACCCGAGAGCTATTTTTGGGTTCGGTCCTTGCGAAAAACGGCGATCATCGCCAGTAACACGACCTACACAGGCCAGGCCCGGGTGGGCTCTGTATTCCTCTCACCTCAAGGCCGGGTGGAGGTTTTGGTTCAACGCTCAGCGGGCCTTTTCTCATGGGAATGGCTTCGTCGCTTGCGCCCGCGGTACTGGCTGGTCAGCGGCGGTGAGGGGATCACCCAGGTGGTGGAGGAGTTTGGGTGGCGTTCGCGAACGGGCCCTCCCTTTGCCAAGCTAGGTGTGCTAGAAAAAACGCACGGATTGGAACTTCGGTGGGGGAAAGGCGAAAATGAGGAGATTTTTCTGGGAAATCCAAAGTATCGTCTTTTTCCTTTGGGATTAGCCACTGGAGAAGCTTGCTGGGCCGTGGAAACATCCACCGGTGCTTTCGATCCCGCTGCCACTGCCGATGGAGGATAG
- a CDS encoding riboflavin synthase, whose translation MFSGIVQATGKVWQKEVTGGSMRLEIDLCSLGSQIRSGESMAVNGCCLTVEELKGERGRFLLLEETQRATNLSSLEVGSCVNLERALRLGDPVGGHWVTGHVDGVGHILALEKRNGEFWLEVELLEAWRPYAVPKGSVAVDGISLTVVSVAKDRFSMAVTPFTYHHTNLCTRVAGQPVNVEWDLIAKYLWHMLEYRSCQNGVSFAGG comes from the coding sequence ATGTTCTCGGGAATCGTTCAAGCAACGGGGAAAGTTTGGCAGAAGGAAGTCACCGGGGGAAGTATGCGGTTAGAGATTGACCTTTGCTCATTGGGTTCGCAGATCCGTTCCGGAGAGAGTATGGCAGTCAACGGATGTTGTCTTACGGTTGAGGAGCTCAAAGGAGAACGCGGCCGGTTCTTGCTCCTTGAGGAGACCCAGCGGGCGACCAACCTATCGTCACTAGAGGTAGGCAGTTGCGTGAATCTGGAGCGGGCACTGCGACTCGGAGACCCCGTCGGCGGGCACTGGGTCACAGGCCACGTGGACGGGGTGGGACACATCTTGGCACTAGAGAAAAGAAACGGGGAATTCTGGTTGGAAGTGGAACTTTTGGAGGCATGGAGACCCTATGCGGTTCCCAAGGGGTCGGTGGCGGTTGATGGAATTAGTCTTACGGTGGTTTCCGTAGCCAAGGATCGCTTCTCCATGGCCGTTACACCTTTTACCTATCATCACACCAACCTTTGCACTCGCGTAGCCGGGCAGCCGGTGAACGTCGAGTGGGATCTGATCGCCAAATATCTCTGGCACATGCTAGAATACCGGAGTTGCCAGAACGGTGTGAGTTTCGCGGGGGGCTAG
- a CDS encoding SDR family NAD(P)-dependent oxidoreductase — translation METTKVALVTGAGTGLGQALACRLGKEGWAVLIHYRRSKEGALWAAERVRSVGRPAAVVQADLSKKKEAEYVAQMCRKEFGRLDLLINNSGVYTPKPTFELTEEEWREGLDSTVTAAFFTSSSCLPLLRSAGQGRIINIGDSSAERLSARQWALSYHVGKTGLLLLTRTLARQEARYGVTVNMVSPGYLENSLDLPPLEKIPAGRYGSFEDIWSVISFLCQPSASYLTGSHIIVSGGWNLR, via the coding sequence GTGGAAACAACCAAAGTAGCTTTGGTCACAGGAGCAGGAACGGGCCTTGGACAGGCGCTGGCGTGCCGGCTCGGAAAAGAGGGTTGGGCGGTTCTCATTCATTACCGAAGAAGCAAGGAGGGGGCACTTTGGGCAGCAGAACGCGTTCGATCGGTTGGGCGCCCGGCTGCAGTTGTTCAAGCAGATCTTTCCAAAAAGAAGGAAGCAGAGTACGTAGCCCAGATGTGTCGAAAGGAATTTGGCCGCTTGGATCTTTTGATCAATAACTCGGGAGTCTATACGCCCAAGCCGACGTTCGAGTTAACCGAAGAAGAGTGGCGTGAAGGTCTTGATTCCACGGTGACCGCCGCTTTCTTTACCAGCTCCTCGTGCTTACCGCTTCTGCGGTCCGCAGGACAGGGGAGGATCATCAATATCGGAGACTCCAGTGCCGAGCGGCTCAGTGCGCGACAATGGGCTTTGAGCTATCATGTTGGAAAAACGGGTCTTCTTCTTTTGACCCGTACCCTAGCTCGCCAGGAGGCTCGCTATGGTGTCACTGTCAACATGGTTTCACCGGGATATCTGGAAAATAGTCTGGACTTGCCCCCTCTGGAGAAAATTCCGGCAGGTCGCTACGGATCTTTCGAGGACATCTGGAGCGTCATTTCCTTTCTTTGTCAACCAAGCGCTAGCTACCTTACCGGCTCGCACATTATTGTAAGCGGGGGGTGGAATCTCCGCTAA
- a CDS encoding L-histidine N(alpha)-methyltransferase encodes MRKRPPSFLGVHVDRASVKHWEQWLKPNHWLQKGSFDPALHYQTRAQAALWQEVFQRHAPLAQRRVLRLYRSLAQAIAQRYQGTVLRVVSLGVGTGTKERWVLQELHRNDNELEWVPVDASLPLLLEATVPRRLPPLQRLFPLLADFREAPRWSQSLQKELGAKPTVYTLFGLLPNYRPREFFPVLRKMLGEKDRAWVSANLVPGGSRTQSDYKKAVESVLSQYDNSETRRWLTEILREWGLQYGVNDCQVSLVPDGILYAISVTVTWKGKVGKMATQESIPDAGTKNLELFRSYRYTPELFEQTVREFKLHLRNSWIAPSQEEGIWEVSLP; translated from the coding sequence GTGAGGAAAAGACCGCCCTCTTTCCTTGGCGTGCACGTGGATCGTGCGTCAGTCAAACACTGGGAGCAATGGCTAAAACCCAACCACTGGCTTCAAAAAGGCTCGTTTGATCCAGCTCTGCACTACCAAACAAGAGCACAAGCCGCCTTGTGGCAAGAGGTTTTCCAACGACACGCACCTTTGGCCCAACGCCGGGTCTTACGTCTTTACCGGAGTCTCGCACAGGCGATCGCCCAACGCTACCAAGGGACCGTTTTGCGGGTCGTAAGCCTGGGCGTTGGGACCGGAACCAAGGAAAGGTGGGTTCTCCAAGAACTTCATCGAAACGATAACGAGCTTGAATGGGTTCCTGTTGACGCGAGCCTTCCGCTTCTGCTCGAAGCGACCGTTCCGAGAAGGCTACCCCCCCTCCAGCGCCTTTTTCCTCTGCTGGCTGATTTTCGGGAGGCACCCCGTTGGTCCCAAAGTCTTCAGAAGGAGTTAGGTGCGAAACCGACGGTATACACGCTTTTCGGTCTTCTCCCCAATTATCGACCCAGAGAATTTTTCCCCGTCCTTCGAAAGATGTTAGGAGAGAAAGACCGGGCCTGGGTAAGCGCAAACCTCGTTCCGGGAGGCTCCAGAACCCAATCCGATTACAAAAAGGCCGTAGAAAGCGTTCTTTCCCAGTACGACAATTCTGAAACAAGGCGTTGGCTTACGGAAATCTTGCGCGAATGGGGTCTCCAGTACGGTGTGAACGATTGCCAAGTGAGTCTCGTTCCAGATGGCATCCTGTATGCCATTTCCGTTACGGTGACCTGGAAAGGAAAAGTGGGTAAGATGGCTACGCAGGAGTCAATTCCAGATGCAGGGACAAAAAACCTTGAGCTTTTTCGAAGCTACCGCTACACGCCCGAGCTTTTCGAGCAAACGGTACGGGAGTTTAAACTCCATCTTCGGAACTCCTGGATTGCCCCCAGCCAAGAAGAGGGAATATGGGAGGTGAGTCTCCCCTAG
- a CDS encoding D-alanyl-D-alanine carboxypeptidase family protein, translating to MSRIDRRGRVAFVPARFFRVSTGKSVSVLRIALWVCIASYGWVGAAGPSVARGQAFSAPQPPEVSARSGVLWDLSHRTALWEKSSEQSNPLASTSKLMTAIVVMRKTGLLGDVVVNRQDLIFLGGSYAPTVRLVPGDRIPVRELVKALVIASSNEAANVLARYCSGSVARFVQEMNASAQEMGCKGTHFADPHGLSPDTRGTASDLVRIFERFLRFPLLAHWAAQTSDVLRDSEGRPLQLLFSTNRLSGIYPGLGPAKTGWTSAAGHSYVAVWGQGERKAILVLLGSRDPWQDAWHLLDYLQSYYRAWSSQ from the coding sequence ATGAGTCGGATTGACCGACGTGGTCGGGTGGCTTTTGTGCCGGCGAGGTTTTTTAGGGTGAGCACAGGAAAATCGGTATCGGTCCTCCGCATCGCCCTATGGGTTTGCATAGCCTCGTACGGGTGGGTTGGAGCGGCCGGTCCTTCGGTTGCCCGGGGACAGGCTTTTTCTGCACCGCAACCTCCTGAGGTCAGCGCGCGATCGGGAGTTCTTTGGGATCTTTCGCATCGGACCGCGCTTTGGGAAAAGAGTTCGGAACAGTCCAATCCCCTGGCAAGCACCTCCAAGCTCATGACCGCGATTGTGGTCATGCGAAAGACGGGTCTTTTAGGCGATGTGGTAGTCAACCGCCAAGATCTGATCTTTTTAGGGGGCAGCTACGCTCCCACGGTTCGATTGGTTCCGGGAGACCGCATTCCCGTGCGGGAACTGGTAAAGGCTCTGGTCATTGCTTCCAGTAACGAGGCTGCCAATGTCCTTGCCCGGTACTGTAGTGGGAGTGTCGCTCGTTTTGTACAAGAGATGAATGCAAGCGCTCAAGAAATGGGGTGCAAAGGCACGCATTTTGCCGATCCCCATGGGCTTTCCCCGGATACCCGTGGGACCGCCTCGGATCTTGTACGCATTTTTGAGCGTTTTTTACGTTTTCCGCTCCTGGCGCACTGGGCCGCACAGACCTCGGATGTTTTGCGGGATTCTGAGGGCCGGCCGCTTCAGCTTCTGTTTTCTACGAATCGTCTTTCTGGGATTTATCCCGGTCTGGGCCCGGCGAAAACGGGTTGGACATCGGCGGCGGGCCATTCCTACGTGGCAGTCTGGGGACAGGGTGAGCGGAAGGCTATCCTGGTTCTTTTGGGAAGCCGTGATCCATGGCAGGATGCATGGCATCTTCTCGATTACCTTCAAAGCTATTACCGGGCTTGGTCAAGCCAGTAA
- a CDS encoding multicopper oxidase family protein, with protein sequence MREGKPGIARWAFWAGLILAAAGIAAFLWYRGQGPALDLSLSVQGLPPASQPQTVDLANGAKFTLVASPVTKKIGTTIVRELGYNGSSPGPFLRVHQGDQVEITLVNHCGLPTTIHHHGVRVENSFDGVPDVTQKAVPPGKSFVYRVRFPDPGIYWYHPHFREDYAQELGLFGVYLVAPSEANYWPPANREVVLTLHDLLLKDGKIPEYLPDRVNFAFMGRFGNTILVNGQTDYKLELKKGEVVRFYLLNASSARPYRLFIPGAKMKLVGGDNGRVDHEVFLDALVIAPSERWIVDVFFPQPGTYKLTHHAEDPLVGPRTYELATFQVSGDAASPSYEKEFLVLRENQPEKALFDQLVAKYRDARPEKTLRLTVDATPAAIQGVATAESPEAAQARQQLFLGMLTALVKKGAKVEWEDHMYQANKSSTSKDVHWKLVDLSTGASGEAIQGWDFSRDGYLFLRLINDIHSLHPMQHPIHIHGQRFLVLATNAEENKLRVWKDTVQVGAGDTVDLLVELSNPGKWMAHCHILEHLHSGMFLVFRVN encoded by the coding sequence ATGAGGGAGGGAAAACCAGGAATTGCCCGCTGGGCTTTTTGGGCTGGTTTGATCTTGGCCGCTGCAGGTATTGCAGCTTTTCTCTGGTACCGGGGGCAGGGACCAGCCTTGGACCTTTCGCTCTCTGTCCAAGGACTTCCCCCTGCTTCCCAGCCGCAAACGGTTGATCTTGCCAATGGGGCCAAGTTCACGTTGGTCGCCTCTCCTGTGACCAAGAAGATTGGGACAACCATCGTTCGAGAACTCGGATACAATGGTTCTAGCCCTGGACCTTTCCTTCGAGTTCACCAGGGTGACCAGGTAGAGATTACTCTGGTGAACCATTGCGGTCTTCCCACTACCATCCATCATCATGGAGTGCGGGTGGAAAATTCCTTCGATGGAGTTCCAGATGTCACCCAGAAAGCGGTTCCCCCAGGGAAAAGTTTTGTCTATCGGGTTCGTTTCCCGGATCCTGGGATCTACTGGTACCACCCGCACTTCCGGGAGGATTATGCCCAGGAACTAGGTCTTTTTGGAGTTTACCTCGTAGCACCCTCCGAGGCTAACTATTGGCCTCCGGCAAACCGGGAAGTGGTTCTGACGCTCCATGACCTTCTGCTAAAGGACGGCAAAATTCCCGAATATTTGCCCGATCGGGTGAACTTTGCGTTTATGGGCCGGTTTGGAAACACCATCCTGGTCAATGGCCAAACGGATTATAAGCTAGAACTAAAAAAGGGAGAAGTCGTTCGCTTCTACCTGCTGAATGCTTCCAGTGCCCGGCCGTATCGCCTTTTTATTCCGGGAGCCAAAATGAAGCTGGTGGGCGGGGACAATGGGCGTGTGGATCATGAGGTTTTTCTCGATGCGCTGGTCATTGCGCCCAGCGAACGCTGGATCGTGGATGTCTTTTTCCCTCAACCGGGGACGTACAAGCTCACCCACCATGCGGAGGATCCCCTGGTAGGTCCGAGGACATATGAGCTGGCCACTTTCCAAGTCTCCGGCGACGCCGCTTCTCCTTCCTACGAGAAAGAATTCCTTGTGCTGCGGGAAAACCAACCGGAAAAAGCATTGTTTGATCAACTCGTAGCCAAATATCGCGACGCTCGACCCGAAAAAACCCTCCGGCTCACAGTGGATGCTACACCCGCCGCGATCCAAGGGGTTGCGACGGCCGAATCCCCGGAAGCCGCCCAGGCGCGGCAGCAACTTTTCCTAGGGATGCTCACCGCCCTTGTTAAAAAAGGGGCCAAAGTAGAATGGGAAGACCACATGTACCAGGCAAATAAGTCGTCCACTTCCAAGGATGTTCATTGGAAGTTGGTGGATCTTTCCACCGGAGCTTCCGGAGAGGCGATCCAAGGCTGGGATTTTTCCCGGGATGGGTATTTGTTTTTGCGGTTAATTAATGACATCCACTCCCTCCATCCCATGCAACACCCGATTCATATCCACGGGCAACGTTTCCTTGTGCTGGCTACCAATGCGGAGGAAAATAAACTCCGTGTGTGGAAAGACACCGTTCAGGTCGGCGCCGGGGATACGGTCGACCTTCTGGTGGAACTTTCCAACCCCGGCAAGTGGATGGCCCACTGCCACATTCTTGAGCACCTCCACAGCGGGATGTTTCTTGTGTTCCGGGTAAATTAG
- a CDS encoding alpha-amylase/4-alpha-glucanotransferase domain-containing protein — translation MVCLKPVRLLWVIHFHQPLGNFPEIYERFVCRSCQPLLAALERHPKIRVALHFSGNLFEFIESHHPALLDQVAERVRLGQVELLGGGFYEPLLNLLPRNDALGQLVELACWISGRFGKEPKGAWLPESVWEPHFAQLLAEAGYQYTFLEDSLFEAAGWKKGELFHPFRTEYAGHPVVVFPIHRSWSRSIPFAPLVETKSAFVQISHRQQPQLVILGHNGALLGFWPQTYERLYEEGGLEAWLGFLEQEKDWLPTVLPEEVFEGSWQLTFLPCGAASQLAPSAMPTSSEVEYREAYGELANRYDADRFLPFFRAANWLGFLAKYPEAYRMYRKMLQLRKQLDELPAIARNRARKALWAAQEHSAYWHCRSGGVYANYLRDAVYQRLLSVEEEIFSFPPGQKVFLAATTLPGSPAKEWMLRTEICSVWVLPSYGGSVCEFSFLPTRYNVANTFCRRQEAYHKELPESRKTPQDWYLRYVFQDHFIPPGTSLEDFRAGSFVEFGDFVNQPYAVKTWALEPQRATLVLERHGGLYWREQRHPLSCQKSYSLHPPASLHVEYQLTNQGKVPIEVWFACELNYTCLAADGSERQLVVGDDRFSCATDFECAEARTWAIQDQTRKFLWEWELGHPAVLWHFGVWTTTLTEGEPERNYQGSSFVVVWPLRLDCGSTERFLLVSRMKKI, via the coding sequence ATGGTTTGTTTAAAGCCGGTTCGGCTCCTGTGGGTGATCCATTTCCACCAACCGCTGGGGAATTTTCCGGAGATCTACGAGCGGTTCGTCTGCCGGAGCTGCCAGCCCCTCCTGGCGGCTCTGGAACGTCACCCCAAAATCCGCGTGGCGCTTCACTTTTCGGGCAATCTTTTTGAGTTTATCGAATCCCACCATCCTGCTTTGCTGGACCAGGTGGCCGAAAGAGTCCGGCTCGGACAGGTGGAACTTTTAGGCGGGGGCTTCTATGAACCGCTTCTTAACCTGCTGCCGAGAAACGACGCCCTTGGCCAGCTGGTGGAACTGGCGTGCTGGATCTCTGGGCGGTTCGGAAAAGAGCCCAAGGGGGCCTGGCTTCCCGAATCGGTGTGGGAACCGCATTTTGCCCAGCTGCTTGCCGAGGCGGGATACCAGTACACCTTCTTAGAAGATTCGTTATTTGAGGCAGCCGGCTGGAAAAAAGGAGAACTTTTCCACCCCTTCCGGACCGAATACGCGGGCCATCCCGTTGTCGTCTTTCCGATCCATCGATCTTGGTCGCGTTCCATTCCTTTTGCACCGCTGGTGGAGACGAAGAGCGCCTTTGTACAGATTAGCCACCGGCAACAGCCGCAGCTTGTGATTCTCGGCCACAATGGTGCCCTTTTAGGGTTTTGGCCCCAAACCTACGAGCGCCTCTATGAAGAGGGAGGACTGGAAGCGTGGCTTGGGTTTCTTGAGCAGGAAAAGGACTGGCTTCCAACCGTCCTACCGGAAGAGGTCTTCGAGGGGAGCTGGCAATTGACTTTTCTCCCGTGTGGAGCCGCCAGCCAACTGGCGCCTTCTGCCATGCCAACCTCGAGCGAAGTGGAGTACCGCGAGGCTTACGGCGAACTTGCTAACCGGTATGACGCTGACCGTTTTCTTCCCTTTTTTCGCGCGGCAAACTGGCTTGGCTTTCTGGCAAAATATCCTGAAGCCTACCGGATGTATCGGAAAATGCTCCAGCTTCGAAAGCAACTGGACGAGCTGCCAGCCATCGCCCGGAACCGGGCACGAAAAGCCCTCTGGGCAGCGCAAGAGCATTCGGCTTATTGGCACTGCCGCAGTGGTGGAGTCTACGCCAACTATCTTCGCGATGCCGTCTACCAAAGGCTTTTGTCAGTAGAGGAAGAGATTTTTTCTTTCCCGCCAGGCCAAAAAGTCTTCCTTGCCGCAACAACCCTGCCAGGAAGTCCTGCCAAAGAATGGATGTTACGAACCGAGATCTGTTCCGTTTGGGTCCTTCCCTCCTACGGAGGGAGCGTGTGCGAGTTTTCGTTCCTCCCGACACGGTACAACGTAGCCAACACGTTTTGCCGCCGGCAGGAAGCCTATCACAAGGAACTGCCCGAATCGCGGAAAACTCCTCAGGACTGGTATCTTCGATACGTTTTTCAGGATCACTTCATTCCCCCGGGAACCAGCCTGGAGGATTTTCGGGCAGGATCCTTTGTGGAGTTTGGAGATTTTGTGAACCAACCCTACGCGGTCAAAACCTGGGCCCTGGAACCCCAACGGGCCACTCTGGTCCTGGAACGTCATGGGGGACTGTATTGGAGAGAACAACGTCATCCCCTTTCCTGTCAAAAAAGCTACTCGCTCCATCCCCCGGCAAGCCTTCACGTCGAATACCAGCTGACCAATCAAGGAAAGGTACCGATCGAAGTGTGGTTTGCGTGCGAGCTCAACTATACCTGCTTAGCTGCCGATGGCTCGGAACGCCAGCTCGTCGTGGGAGACGATCGCTTCAGTTGCGCCACTGATTTCGAGTGCGCAGAAGCGCGCACTTGGGCGATCCAGGACCAAACTCGCAAGTTTCTGTGGGAATGGGAACTGGGTCACCCAGCGGTTCTGTGGCATTTTGGGGTGTGGACGACCACGCTCACGGAGGGAGAACCAGAACGAAACTATCAAGGCTCGTCTTTTGTAGTGGTATGGCCCTTACGTCTTGACTGTGGCTCTACAGAAAGGTTTTTGCTTGTTTCTCGCATGAAAAAGATCTAA